A genomic stretch from Poecilia reticulata strain Guanapo linkage group LG20, Guppy_female_1.0+MT, whole genome shotgun sequence includes:
- the msc gene encoding musculin isoform X1 has protein sequence MSTSSNLSDPEDDEIFHRSVSASMRKITRLSTRRYLDKDLEGEGVERRIQQDHSRLSKAHQKESRQSQRNAANARERARMRVLSKAFSRLKTSLPWVPADTKLSKLDTLRLASSYICHLRQILQEDRLEDSFAHPVSLTWPFMSTGRSEEDISSAVRLCGATA, from the exons ATGTCAACAAGCTCGAATCTAAGTGATCCTGAGGATGACGAGATATTCCACAGAAGTGTCTCTGCAAGCATGAGGAAAATCACCCGCCTCAGTACCAGGCGGTATTTGGACAAAGATCTGGAAGGCGAGGGTGTGGAGAGGAGGATCCAGCAGGACCACAGCAGGCTCTCCAAGGCACACCAGAAGGAGTCGAGGCAGTCTCAGAGGAACGCCGCCAACGCTCGGGAGAGGGCGAGGATGAGAGTGCTGAGCAAAGCTTTCTCCAGACTGAAAACGAGCCTGCCCTGGGTTCCCGCAGACACCAAATTGTCAAAACTGGACACGCTGCGTCTCGCGTCCAGCTACATCTGTCATCTCAGACAGATCCTGCAGGAGGACCGGCTGGAGGACAGCTTTGCACATCCAGTCAGTCTG ACGTGGCCCTTCATGTCGACAGGAAGATCAGAGGAGGACATCTCATCCGCTGTAAGACTTTGTGGCGCTACAGCGTAG
- the msc gene encoding musculin isoform X2, producing the protein MSTSSNLSDPEDDEIFHRSVSASMRKITRLSTRRYLDKDLEGEGVERRIQQDHSRLSKAHQKESRQSQRNAANARERARMRVLSKAFSRLKTSLPWVPADTKLSKLDTLRLASSYICHLRQILQEDRLEDSFAHPVSLVRNVSNGRA; encoded by the exons ATGTCAACAAGCTCGAATCTAAGTGATCCTGAGGATGACGAGATATTCCACAGAAGTGTCTCTGCAAGCATGAGGAAAATCACCCGCCTCAGTACCAGGCGGTATTTGGACAAAGATCTGGAAGGCGAGGGTGTGGAGAGGAGGATCCAGCAGGACCACAGCAGGCTCTCCAAGGCACACCAGAAGGAGTCGAGGCAGTCTCAGAGGAACGCCGCCAACGCTCGGGAGAGGGCGAGGATGAGAGTGCTGAGCAAAGCTTTCTCCAGACTGAAAACGAGCCTGCCCTGGGTTCCCGCAGACACCAAATTGTCAAAACTGGACACGCTGCGTCTCGCGTCCAGCTACATCTGTCATCTCAGACAGATCCTGCAGGAGGACCGGCTGGAGGACAGCTTTGCACATCCAGTCAGTCTGGTACGAAACGTCTCCAACGGCCGTGCTTG A